One segment of Carya illinoinensis cultivar Pawnee chromosome 13, C.illinoinensisPawnee_v1, whole genome shotgun sequence DNA contains the following:
- the LOC122292025 gene encoding probable LRR receptor-like serine/threonine-protein kinase At1g06840 isoform X2 has translation MYQSRAWTWTHGLFVFAWLCWPSLLIRAEDPIRAITHPREVTALQAVKRSLIDPKKHLNNWNRGDPCTSNWTGIVCINTRGCLHVQQLTLLRMNLSGSLSPELGRLSNMTILDFMWNNISGTIPKEIGDITSLELLLLNGNQLTGSLPEELGNLPNLNRMQIDENHISGSIPISFSKLNKAQHFHMNNNSLSGQIPPELSRLPRLVHLLLDNNNLSGRLPPELSEMPSLNILQLDNNRFDGSTIPPSYSNMSKLFKLSLRNCSLQGPIPDLSRIPNLYYLDLSSNQLNGSIPPGRFSENITTIDLSNNNITGTIPANFLGLRKIQRLSLSNNSLIGSIPSTIWQNRKLQKLETLMVELQNNKLSNITGNATLPLNVTVRLRGNPVCSIINPVQFCGSESKNNDNGQSSPNTNTSVCLPQRCPPPYEYSPTSPATCFCAAPLLIGYRLKSPGLSDFLPYRVEFENFLAPTLQLFQDQLHIDSFIWEERSRLRMYLKLFPVYDANISSPSSFNTSEVQRIQHTFVSWNISNHDVFGPYDVLDFTNKDDNSRSPRFALSKGALVGIVLGTIAASVTLSILVSLLIVRRVHTRNYPAVSRRRRSSNASLRIDGVKAFTFGELAMATNNFNSSTQVGEGGYGKVYKGILADGTVVAIKRAQEGSLQGEREFLTEIELLSRLHHRNLVSLIGYCDEEFEQMLVYEFMSNGTLRDHLSAKCKEPLSFAMRLRIALGSAKGILYLHTEADPPIFHRDIKASNILLDSKYTAKVADFGLSRLAPVPDIEGTMPAHVSTVVKGTPGYLDPEYFLTHQLTDKSDVYSLGVVFLELLTAMQPISHGKNIVREVKVSYKSGMIFSVIDERMGSYPSDYVVKFFSLAMKCCEDETDARPSMAEVVRELESIWLSMGGPDIKMSYPIPMVTDAVKLDTLPSSSSMENPFVSMSIDASGSNLVSGVIPSITPR, from the exons ATGTATCAGTCAAGAGCTTGGACCTGGACGCATGGATTGTTTGTTTTTGCATGGTTGTGTTGGCCTTCACTACTCATCAGAGCAGAGGATCCCATTAGGGCCATTACCCATCCCCGAGAAG TGACAGCATTGCAGGCCGTCAAGAGAAGTTTGATAGATCCCAAAAAGCATCTAAATAATTGGAATCGAGGGGATCCATGTACATCAAATTGGACAGGAATTGTGTGCATTAATACGAGGGGATGTCTCCATGTTCAGCAATT AACACTCTTACGTATGAATCTATCTGGAAGTTTATCGCCAGAGCTTGGCCGTTTATCAAATATGACAATATT GGACTTCATGTGGAATAACATAAGTGGGACTATACCAAAGGAGATAGGAGATATTACGTCTTTGGAACTCTT GCTTCTGAATGGAAACCAATTAACAGGTTCCTTACCTGAAGAGCTTGGTAATCTTCCAAACTTGAATAGAATGCAGATTGACGAGAATCACATATCTGGATCAATACccatatcattttcaaaattgaaCAAAGCACAGCACTT TCACATGAACAATAATTCATTAAGTGGGCAAATCCCGCCTGAACTATCCAGATTACCTCGTCTTgttcactt GCTTCTTGATAATAACAACTTATCAGGGCGACTGCCACCAGAGTTATCAGAAATGCCAAGTTTAAATATACT TCAGCTTGATAATAACCGCTTTGATGGCTCTACAATTCCACCTTCATACAGCAACATGTCTAAATTGTTTAAATT GAGCCTTAGGAATTGCAGCTTGCAAGGACCAATTCCTGATTTGAGCCGAATACCAAACCTTTACTATCT GGACCTCAGTTCAAATCAGCTAAATGGATCCATACCTCCAGGTAGATTTTCTGAGAATATCACGACAAT CGATTtatccaacaacaatattacTGGAACAATTCCTGCCAACTTTTTGGGTCTTCGTAAAATTCAAAGACT GTCACTTTCCAACAATTCATTGATTGGCTCTATTCCATCGACCATTTGGCAAAATAGGAAATTGCAGAAACTGGAAACCCTAATGGT GGAGTTGCAGAATAATAAGCTTTCAAATATTACAGGCAATGCTACTCTACCTCTGAATGTCACCGTCAG GCTTCGAGGGAATCCCGTATGCTCGATAATCAACCCTGTCCAGTTCTGTGGATCTGAAAGTAAGAACAACGATAACGGTCAGAGTTCGCCAAATACAAACACTTCTGTCTGTCTACCTCAAAGATGCCCTCCCCCTTATGAATATTCCCCTACATCTCCTGCAACCTGTTTCTGTGCTGCTCCTCTGCTTATTGGATATCGGTTGAAAAGTCCTGGATTAAGCGATTTTCTACCTTACAGAGttgaatttgagaattttctGGCACCTACTCTTCAGTTATTTCAGGATCAGCTTCATATTGATTCGTTTATATGGGAAGAACGATCTCGATTGAGAATGTACTTGAAGCTTTTTCCTGTATATGATGCTAATATAAGCAGTCCCAGTTCCTTCAATACGAGTGAGGTTCAGCGAATCCAGCATACTTTCGTCTCATGGAATATTTCTAATCATGATGTATTTGGACCTTATGACGTTCTGGACTTCACTAATAAAGATG ACAATTCCCGCTCTCCAAGGTTTGCTTTAAGCAAAGGCGCATTGGTTGGCATAGTGTTGGGGACCATTGCCGCTTCAGTTACATTGTCCATTCTTGTTTCTCTTTTGATCGTGAGAAGAGTGCATACGAGGAACTACCCTGCTGTTTCAAGAAGACGTCGCT CATCTAATGCCTCCCTGAGAATTGATGGTGTGAAGGCTTTCACTTTTGGAGAATTGGCTATGGCTACAAACAATTTCAACAGCTCCACTCAGGTTGGTGAAGGAGGGTATGGAAAGGTATATAAAGGCATTCTGGCAGATGGTACAGTTGTGGCAATAAAGCGTGCACAAGAGGGATCCTTACAGGGTGAAAGGGAGTTCTTAACAGAGATAGAATTGTTGTCAAGGTTACATCATCGGAACCTTGTGTCGTTGATTGGATAttgtgatgaagaatttgaacAG ATGTTGGTCTATGAGTTTATGTCAAATGGTACTCTAAGGGATCACCTTTCTG CCAAGTGTAAAGAACCTCTAAGTTTTGCCATGAGACTGAGAATTGCACTGGGATCAGCTAAGGGCATCCTTTACCTACATACAGAAGCTGATCCTCCGATATTTCACCGAGATATCAAGGCCAGCAACATATTATTGGACTCTAAGTATACTGCAAAAGTTGCCGATTTTGGACTTTCGCGACTCGCCCCTGTTCCAGATATTGAAGGGACCATGCCTGCTCATGTATCCACAGTTGTGAAGGGGACACCA GGTTACCTAGATCCAGAGTACTTCTTAACTCATCAGCTGACGGACAAAAGTGATGTTTATAGTCTTGGTGTTGTATTTCTAGAACTCCTGACTGCAATGCAACCAATTTCACACGGCAAAAACATTGTCAGAGAG GTTAAGGTTTCATATAAATCTGGAATGATCTTTTCGGTCATTGATGAGCGAATGGGTTCTTATCCTTCTGATTATGTAGTGAAGTTTTTTAGTTTGGCTATGAAGTGTTGCGAAGATGAAACAGATGCACGACCTTCAATGGCAGAGGTGGTCCGAGAACTTGAAAGTATATGGCTTTCGATGGGCGGACCCGACATCAAAATGTCATATCCCATCCCCATGGTCACAGATGCTGTAAAGCTTGACACTTTACCATCGTCCTCTTCAATGGAGAATCCATTTGTATCGATGTCAATAGATGCATCTGGCAGCAACCTTGTCAGTGGAGTCATTCCAAGCATCACCCCTAGATAA
- the LOC122292025 gene encoding probable LRR receptor-like serine/threonine-protein kinase At1g06840 isoform X1: MRLHFEAEYLDTTTIFSAGYSYKFEGSAVLCVIGMYQSRAWTWTHGLFVFAWLCWPSLLIRAEDPIRAITHPREVTALQAVKRSLIDPKKHLNNWNRGDPCTSNWTGIVCINTRGCLHVQQLTLLRMNLSGSLSPELGRLSNMTILDFMWNNISGTIPKEIGDITSLELLLLNGNQLTGSLPEELGNLPNLNRMQIDENHISGSIPISFSKLNKAQHFHMNNNSLSGQIPPELSRLPRLVHLLLDNNNLSGRLPPELSEMPSLNILQLDNNRFDGSTIPPSYSNMSKLFKLSLRNCSLQGPIPDLSRIPNLYYLDLSSNQLNGSIPPGRFSENITTIDLSNNNITGTIPANFLGLRKIQRLSLSNNSLIGSIPSTIWQNRKLQKLETLMVELQNNKLSNITGNATLPLNVTVRLRGNPVCSIINPVQFCGSESKNNDNGQSSPNTNTSVCLPQRCPPPYEYSPTSPATCFCAAPLLIGYRLKSPGLSDFLPYRVEFENFLAPTLQLFQDQLHIDSFIWEERSRLRMYLKLFPVYDANISSPSSFNTSEVQRIQHTFVSWNISNHDVFGPYDVLDFTNKDDNSRSPRFALSKGALVGIVLGTIAASVTLSILVSLLIVRRVHTRNYPAVSRRRRSSNASLRIDGVKAFTFGELAMATNNFNSSTQVGEGGYGKVYKGILADGTVVAIKRAQEGSLQGEREFLTEIELLSRLHHRNLVSLIGYCDEEFEQMLVYEFMSNGTLRDHLSAKCKEPLSFAMRLRIALGSAKGILYLHTEADPPIFHRDIKASNILLDSKYTAKVADFGLSRLAPVPDIEGTMPAHVSTVVKGTPGYLDPEYFLTHQLTDKSDVYSLGVVFLELLTAMQPISHGKNIVREVKVSYKSGMIFSVIDERMGSYPSDYVVKFFSLAMKCCEDETDARPSMAEVVRELESIWLSMGGPDIKMSYPIPMVTDAVKLDTLPSSSSMENPFVSMSIDASGSNLVSGVIPSITPR; this comes from the exons ATGAGGCTACATTTTGAG GCGGAGTACTTGGATACTACAACAATTTTCAGTGCTGGGTATTCATATAAATTTGAAGGTTCTGCTGTTCTTTGCGTTATTGGGATGTATCAGTCAAGAGCTTGGACCTGGACGCATGGATTGTTTGTTTTTGCATGGTTGTGTTGGCCTTCACTACTCATCAGAGCAGAGGATCCCATTAGGGCCATTACCCATCCCCGAGAAG TGACAGCATTGCAGGCCGTCAAGAGAAGTTTGATAGATCCCAAAAAGCATCTAAATAATTGGAATCGAGGGGATCCATGTACATCAAATTGGACAGGAATTGTGTGCATTAATACGAGGGGATGTCTCCATGTTCAGCAATT AACACTCTTACGTATGAATCTATCTGGAAGTTTATCGCCAGAGCTTGGCCGTTTATCAAATATGACAATATT GGACTTCATGTGGAATAACATAAGTGGGACTATACCAAAGGAGATAGGAGATATTACGTCTTTGGAACTCTT GCTTCTGAATGGAAACCAATTAACAGGTTCCTTACCTGAAGAGCTTGGTAATCTTCCAAACTTGAATAGAATGCAGATTGACGAGAATCACATATCTGGATCAATACccatatcattttcaaaattgaaCAAAGCACAGCACTT TCACATGAACAATAATTCATTAAGTGGGCAAATCCCGCCTGAACTATCCAGATTACCTCGTCTTgttcactt GCTTCTTGATAATAACAACTTATCAGGGCGACTGCCACCAGAGTTATCAGAAATGCCAAGTTTAAATATACT TCAGCTTGATAATAACCGCTTTGATGGCTCTACAATTCCACCTTCATACAGCAACATGTCTAAATTGTTTAAATT GAGCCTTAGGAATTGCAGCTTGCAAGGACCAATTCCTGATTTGAGCCGAATACCAAACCTTTACTATCT GGACCTCAGTTCAAATCAGCTAAATGGATCCATACCTCCAGGTAGATTTTCTGAGAATATCACGACAAT CGATTtatccaacaacaatattacTGGAACAATTCCTGCCAACTTTTTGGGTCTTCGTAAAATTCAAAGACT GTCACTTTCCAACAATTCATTGATTGGCTCTATTCCATCGACCATTTGGCAAAATAGGAAATTGCAGAAACTGGAAACCCTAATGGT GGAGTTGCAGAATAATAAGCTTTCAAATATTACAGGCAATGCTACTCTACCTCTGAATGTCACCGTCAG GCTTCGAGGGAATCCCGTATGCTCGATAATCAACCCTGTCCAGTTCTGTGGATCTGAAAGTAAGAACAACGATAACGGTCAGAGTTCGCCAAATACAAACACTTCTGTCTGTCTACCTCAAAGATGCCCTCCCCCTTATGAATATTCCCCTACATCTCCTGCAACCTGTTTCTGTGCTGCTCCTCTGCTTATTGGATATCGGTTGAAAAGTCCTGGATTAAGCGATTTTCTACCTTACAGAGttgaatttgagaattttctGGCACCTACTCTTCAGTTATTTCAGGATCAGCTTCATATTGATTCGTTTATATGGGAAGAACGATCTCGATTGAGAATGTACTTGAAGCTTTTTCCTGTATATGATGCTAATATAAGCAGTCCCAGTTCCTTCAATACGAGTGAGGTTCAGCGAATCCAGCATACTTTCGTCTCATGGAATATTTCTAATCATGATGTATTTGGACCTTATGACGTTCTGGACTTCACTAATAAAGATG ACAATTCCCGCTCTCCAAGGTTTGCTTTAAGCAAAGGCGCATTGGTTGGCATAGTGTTGGGGACCATTGCCGCTTCAGTTACATTGTCCATTCTTGTTTCTCTTTTGATCGTGAGAAGAGTGCATACGAGGAACTACCCTGCTGTTTCAAGAAGACGTCGCT CATCTAATGCCTCCCTGAGAATTGATGGTGTGAAGGCTTTCACTTTTGGAGAATTGGCTATGGCTACAAACAATTTCAACAGCTCCACTCAGGTTGGTGAAGGAGGGTATGGAAAGGTATATAAAGGCATTCTGGCAGATGGTACAGTTGTGGCAATAAAGCGTGCACAAGAGGGATCCTTACAGGGTGAAAGGGAGTTCTTAACAGAGATAGAATTGTTGTCAAGGTTACATCATCGGAACCTTGTGTCGTTGATTGGATAttgtgatgaagaatttgaacAG ATGTTGGTCTATGAGTTTATGTCAAATGGTACTCTAAGGGATCACCTTTCTG CCAAGTGTAAAGAACCTCTAAGTTTTGCCATGAGACTGAGAATTGCACTGGGATCAGCTAAGGGCATCCTTTACCTACATACAGAAGCTGATCCTCCGATATTTCACCGAGATATCAAGGCCAGCAACATATTATTGGACTCTAAGTATACTGCAAAAGTTGCCGATTTTGGACTTTCGCGACTCGCCCCTGTTCCAGATATTGAAGGGACCATGCCTGCTCATGTATCCACAGTTGTGAAGGGGACACCA GGTTACCTAGATCCAGAGTACTTCTTAACTCATCAGCTGACGGACAAAAGTGATGTTTATAGTCTTGGTGTTGTATTTCTAGAACTCCTGACTGCAATGCAACCAATTTCACACGGCAAAAACATTGTCAGAGAG GTTAAGGTTTCATATAAATCTGGAATGATCTTTTCGGTCATTGATGAGCGAATGGGTTCTTATCCTTCTGATTATGTAGTGAAGTTTTTTAGTTTGGCTATGAAGTGTTGCGAAGATGAAACAGATGCACGACCTTCAATGGCAGAGGTGGTCCGAGAACTTGAAAGTATATGGCTTTCGATGGGCGGACCCGACATCAAAATGTCATATCCCATCCCCATGGTCACAGATGCTGTAAAGCTTGACACTTTACCATCGTCCTCTTCAATGGAGAATCCATTTGTATCGATGTCAATAGATGCATCTGGCAGCAACCTTGTCAGTGGAGTCATTCCAAGCATCACCCCTAGATAA